AGGTTTTTGAAAACTTTCCCTATAGCCATAAAAAAGAATATGTTCAATGGATTGAAGAGGCAAAGACAGAACCAACACGGATTAAAAGGATAGAAACAGCAATGGAATGGATAGCAGAAGGACGCGGGAGAAACTGGAAATATGAAAGTAAATAATATAGATCTTTCTAAAAGCAACTACAATAGGGAGAAAAAATAAAGTGCTTGCCCTGCTTTATTGAAAGTGGTTTATGTATTTCCTACTTGCGGTAATAATACAGACGCCTTAACCATTTTGAAAGCCCGTCGAGGCCAGGATAGATAATCCGTTCTGTAATATTCATCTGATCAAGTCTATCTCTGAACTCCCACTTTAAGTCTCTCGGAATAATAATTTTACGATATAGCTCAGGATGCTTTTCAAGCCACTCACCGGTGATTGTACGGGGATTTCTAGTGGTTGACAACAATGCGAATTGATGGACAATGCGTTCATTTATAGAAGGAGGCTCAAAAAATATTAATATATCTTCTCCTTCATAGTTTGTAAGTTTCTCCAAAGTGTCCCAAAAGCTATCAAGAGTCTTCAACGTAAAGGTGAAGGCTCCATCAGCATCAAACTTTTTCCTGATAGCTGCGGGAAGGGTTTTTTTTAATTCTACCAAATTCACACTCCATATTGCAGCATCAGCTTTTTCAAAGATGGTATGATCCTCCAAAGCAAAATGAAGCGCAGACAGCATGGAAAAGCTCCAGTCGAGGAGGCGGGTGGGCAAGCCGTGGTGCTGGCCTAATGTTAACCAGTTCCACATGCTCTCATAAGACACGGAACTTTGAGGGGCATATTTTTTCAGGCTTCTTAAAAGATGCCTTTCTACAATATCTATTTTGGGCAGATTGGTTCTTTGCAAACTTGTTTCATTCTTCCATCGTGCATCTGCGGTGCCCCTGTAAGCAAGGTTGCTCCGGTTCCTTTTAATATCATTTTGAAAGGAAGTATCCGCTTCAAAAATTTCCATCAGTTCCCTCCAAGATGCAATGGTGATAATGTTATTCATTCATATAATTTTCTGCGTCGAATATAAGCAGTAGACAAACAAAAATAAATACAGCCGATAATTCCAATCGTTACACTTAATGCAGGTTAATAACGGTTAGCATCTTCCTCATTATAACCTTATCTGAAAATATATTGTTTGGCCGGTTTAAACGACTGTTCTGCATTAACTGTTTTTTAGACCATGCGTATTTGAGTGCGTGATAAAAATTAGTGTCGTAACACCAGGAAATCAAAAACCTAATCGCTATAGAAATAAAATGCTGGGCGCGAAATATGGGATCATCAAGGTTTTTCCAGGTGTATAAAAACTGGTGGCCGCGATAAATTTGTTCCCTTCCCTTATCAGAAGTAGCACGGTATATAGTACTGAATTCATGGCAATGAATCACTTTAGAACGGGGTTCATAACATACTTTCCATCCATTCTTCCAGGCCCGGTAAAACAAATCTTCATCTTCTGAAAAAAAGGGAAGAAACAACGGGTCGAAACCACCCATTTTATGGAACTTATTTACATCTAATAAGGACCAGGCATCTCCAAAGTGATGGAACTGTTTCCCTTTCGCGTCCTCATCCGTCGGTTGGGAAGAAGTATGATAGCGTTTCAACCTTCCCCACTTCATCTTTACCGCGCGGCGATAACTTTGAGGATTTCCGTTTTCATATATCAGCCTGGCACTTACCGCAAATATCTCAGGATCACTAAACTGCGGCATTAAAAAATTCAGCCAGTCAGATGCAGGTACCATGTCATTACTTATCAGTGCGGCATAGGGATTTCGGCAGGCTGCAAAACCGGCATTGGCAGCGATGGCAAAACCCCGGTTGGTTATTAAAGAAATCAATTTAATATCTGGAAAACCTGAGCGAATAAAATCACAGCTTTCATCACTGCTACCATCATCAACCAAAATCAATTCATCACAAAGCTTGTTGCTTTTGCAAGCCTCCCAAATGCGATTTAGAAACCGTGGTAAATTTCCATTTTTTAATCCATTATAGTTGGTGAGAACAATGGAGCATAATGGCATAGCACAACAATATAAAATTATTTCCGGCGATGGATTTATTATCTATACAAATCATTATGTATTTTCTGAACTATTTTTATCTGCAGCACGACTTGACAAAGTACAATAATGTATAAACAATTGCTACAGCCCTCCTGTAAATTAAGATTATCTTCTATTCAATTAAAAGTTAAATCAAAAAAAATATGAAAAAAT
The window above is part of the Chitinophagales bacterium genome. Proteins encoded here:
- a CDS encoding FRG domain-containing protein codes for the protein MNNIITIASWRELMEIFEADTSFQNDIKRNRSNLAYRGTADARWKNETSLQRTNLPKIDIVERHLLRSLKKYAPQSSVSYESMWNWLTLGQHHGLPTRLLDWSFSMLSALHFALEDHTIFEKADAAIWSVNLVELKKTLPAAIRKKFDADGAFTFTLKTLDSFWDTLEKLTNYEGEDILIFFEPPSINERIVHQFALLSTTRNPRTITGEWLEKHPELYRKIIIPRDLKWEFRDRLDQMNITERIIYPGLDGLSKWLRRLYYYRK
- a CDS encoding glycosyltransferase, with the translated sequence MPLCSIVLTNYNGLKNGNLPRFLNRIWEACKSNKLCDELILVDDGSSDESCDFIRSGFPDIKLISLITNRGFAIAANAGFAACRNPYAALISNDMVPASDWLNFLMPQFSDPEIFAVSARLIYENGNPQSYRRAVKMKWGRLKRYHTSSQPTDEDAKGKQFHHFGDAWSLLDVNKFHKMGGFDPLFLPFFSEDEDLFYRAWKNGWKVCYEPRSKVIHCHEFSTIYRATSDKGREQIYRGHQFLYTWKNLDDPIFRAQHFISIAIRFLISWCYDTNFYHALKYAWSKKQLMQNSRLNRPNNIFSDKVIMRKMLTVINLH